ACTACTGGCAATCACTCTAGCACTCACCTTGGCAGGTATAGGTGCAGCGCAAGCCGCAACGGCAGTGACTCTTTACAAGAGTCCGACGTGCGGCTGCTGCGAGAAATACGTGGACTATCTGCGCGAGAACGATTTTACGGTGAAGGCGGTGAATGAGTCCGACATGAGTGCCGTCAAGAAGCGTTATGGCATGTCACATGCCGCTAGTTGCCATACGGCGTTGGTGAATGGCTATGTCATTGAGGGGCATGTTCCCGTTAATGCCATTCGCAAACTGCTCAATGAGAAGCCCGCGATTGTCGGCATCAGTGTGCCCGGAATGAAGATGAATTCACCGGGGATGGGAGAGACAAAGAAGGGAACGCTGACCGTTTACGCCGTCCCGAAAGATGGGAAAGAACCGTATGTGTTCTCAGTCGAATAACTAATCTATTTGCACTCATAAATTTAAAAGGGCAGTAATGATTGAAATTATTCCAAATTGGCATCCGGTGTTGGTGCATTTCCCAATTGCCTTTGCCACGGCTGCGGTAACCTTTATTGCCGTAGGTACGATATTCAAAAATCGCTCATGGGCGATGCAGTGCCTGACGATGGGTCGCTGGATGTTGTGGGCAGCGGCCATTTTTTCCTGTATCGCAGCGGTGTTCGGCTGGCTAGCTTATAACAGTGTCGAACATGACGAAGCGGGACATCTGGCCATGACGATCCATTGTAACTGGGCACTTGCCGCTCTCGGTGCGCTGGCTTTGCTTGCCGCTTGGGATGTGTGGCGCGGTCGTTCTTTTACGGCACCCTCGCCAGGTTTTCTGGTTTTGCTGATCGCGGCGTGGTTGCTAGTGGTCAGCGCTGCCTGGCATGGTGGCGAGGTGGTCTATCGGCATGGCTTGGGTGTGATGTCCTTGCCTGCGCATGAGGAGCATACCCACTAATTATTGAAAGGAGGTGTCGATGCGCGTTTAAATAATTTTTGTTACAGCATATTTTTTAACCACCACCATTCGGAGAATAAAATGAAACTTAAATCTACATTGCTTGCTGCCACTTTGGTTATATTTTCTGTTTTCAATGTAACGGCATTTGCCGTTGATGTTCACGACACCAACACCGGAACGGAAAAAACTGAGACAGTTAAGACTGAAAAGGCAGAGGCAAAAAAGCCTGTGAAAAGACACAATCATATGGAAGAGAAAACCGGCATGCCTGTCGGAAGCACTGCGAGCGGTAAGAGTCATCGTGAATCCATGCCTAAAGACATGCCTATGCACGATCACTTGAAAGAGAAGCACTAAATTACGTGTTTCAGTGTGCGCCAGGATGAACAATATTTTGGCGTACATTTTTTCCCCTTTTGAATTGATATGTCGGCTTTTTTGACAAAGCCAGCAAGTCAACTATCAATCAGATTCAAATAAATTTGAAATGAGGCATTGCAGAAAATCATGTTTGCAGCCATTCCCAATAATTCCAGAGAACTCCATCGTTATCTGCTTACAAGATTTTTTGTATCAGGCATATTGATCAGCGTACTTGTCGGCACACTTGTTTTTTATCTGGAAAACTGGAGAGTCGAAAAGATGGCCTTTGAACAAGCTGCGGCAAGTGCCAGACATTTCGATTCCCCTGAAATGCGGAAACTGGTTGCGGCGGACTCTCAAATGAGTCTGCTTGAACTTGCCAAACTATTGGAGAACTCCAGCTTTGCAGGCATCCGTATTTTCGATTCATCCGGAAAATCATTGATGGAAGCATGGGGGATGGAGGCCGGCAGTCTTCGAAGTACTGTGCAAGCGCATCAGCATGTTTTTCCAAAGCCAGGCAAGCAACACTATAACTGGCTAACGAATGAGGATGAAGATTTCGTGCAAGTGCTCATACCACTGCTTGATTCGATGCGTGTGACGGAAGTGTATTTTGAAGGCGTCTATCGTCTTGATGTTGGAACGCGATATGCAAGAAAACATCAGGCGCGCAATGCAACACTGACTTCTTTCGTTGCGGTGATTTTGATTTTAATCTTGCTCTACCCCGTTTTACTTGGATTGACGCGGCGGTCCGAGTCCCTGTCTCAATCGCTTTTGGATTCGAACCTTGAATTATTGCAATCATTGGGTAGCGCTATAGCAAAAAGAGATGCCGATACCGATACGCATAATTACCGGGTGACGCTGTATTCGGTCAGGCTTGCCGAAACAATGAACCTGAATCGAGATAGCATCGAATCGCTGATTGTTGGTGCTTTTCTGCACGATGTCGGAAAAATTGGAGTTCCGGATCAGATACTACTGAAACCGGGGCGACTGACTGCGGATGAGTTTGAGATTATGAAACGCCATGTTGTATTTGGCGGGGAGATTATTCAGGATTCAACTTGGTTGAAGCGTGCCCGGGACGTGGTGCTTTTTCACCATGAGAAATTTGATGGCAGCGGCTACCCACACGGCATTTATGGCAAGGATATTCCTCTTTCGGCACGATTGTTTGCTGTGGTTGATGTGTTCGATGCTTTGATGTCAAAACGGCCCTATAAGGAGTCCTTATTGATTGATGACGCATTAAAAATTTTGCAGGATGGAGCCGGGGGACATTTTGATCCTGAAGTAGTCGGTATCTTCATAACTGTCGCCGCCACGCTATACGGCGAGATTGGACAATCCGATCGAGGATATTTGCAGAAAACACTAAAAGTGATAATAAAAAAATATTTCTAGTGGATTTCAATAACGATAGGGAAATTTATGGAAAACTCGCATGGGAATAAATGCAGCTGTCAAATGTTAAGCCTAGCTGTTACGGGAAGGCCCAGTGCGTGCCGCTATGATTATTGCAAAAATGTCCTGCAGCGTCGTTGGACAATGACCTGTAATCATGGGCAATCACCTTCGACAGAAAAGCCACCTGTTTATGAACCTGTTGTGATGCATGAGGATGGTATGTTGAATTTATTAAAGAAGACATTAGGGTAAGCACCGAATGAGCGGATGAGTCGGGTGACATGTCAGTAATGCATGGACACACTGGAATTTAATCATTAGACTGAATTCGA
Above is a window of Gallionella capsiferriformans ES-2 DNA encoding:
- a CDS encoding HD-GYP domain-containing protein → MFAAIPNNSRELHRYLLTRFFVSGILISVLVGTLVFYLENWRVEKMAFEQAAASARHFDSPEMRKLVAADSQMSLLELAKLLENSSFAGIRIFDSSGKSLMEAWGMEAGSLRSTVQAHQHVFPKPGKQHYNWLTNEDEDFVQVLIPLLDSMRVTEVYFEGVYRLDVGTRYARKHQARNATLTSFVAVILILILLYPVLLGLTRRSESLSQSLLDSNLELLQSLGSAIAKRDADTDTHNYRVTLYSVRLAETMNLNRDSIESLIVGAFLHDVGKIGVPDQILLKPGRLTADEFEIMKRHVVFGGEIIQDSTWLKRARDVVLFHHEKFDGSGYPHGIYGKDIPLSARLFAVVDVFDALMSKRPYKESLLIDDALKILQDGAGGHFDPEVVGIFITVAATLYGEIGQSDRGYLQKTLKVIIKKYF
- a CDS encoding DUF2231 domain-containing protein, which encodes MIEIIPNWHPVLVHFPIAFATAAVTFIAVGTIFKNRSWAMQCLTMGRWMLWAAAIFSCIAAVFGWLAYNSVEHDEAGHLAMTIHCNWALAALGALALLAAWDVWRGRSFTAPSPGFLVLLIAAWLLVVSAAWHGGEVVYRHGLGVMSLPAHEEHTH
- a CDS encoding DUF411 domain-containing protein, coding for MRIFKLLAITLALTLAGIGAAQAATAVTLYKSPTCGCCEKYVDYLRENDFTVKAVNESDMSAVKKRYGMSHAASCHTALVNGYVIEGHVPVNAIRKLLNEKPAIVGISVPGMKMNSPGMGETKKGTLTVYAVPKDGKEPYVFSVE